AAGTGCACCAACACTATCCTTGAGCTGCTGAGATGGAATATTGCGAGCACCTAAGATATGCTTCCGGTGAAAATCAGATGGATCCCGCAGATCAACCAACTGCCCTTGGCGAATCAAGTCTTCAAATTCCCCGTTATCCAAGATTTTTGCTGCCTGACGAAGGCGCAGATAATTAAAGCCCATCCAGCCAAGTATTCCCAAAAGCACCGCCCACAAAATCCAAATTGTCATCTCAAGTCTCCTTTTTCTTTTCTAAATATTCTAACTCTAAGCGATGTTCTCGGCGCAAGACAGCCTCTGCCTCAAAATAAGCTAGCTTATCCATTAGACCGGCATCGTAAATTCTCTTCAGCTCGATTTTCATCATTTCAATATCATAAAGACGTTTGCCCATATAGATAATGATTCCGAAACTTTTAAGAAATTGCTGAACATCATACAGGGTTTTCATGAGCTATATTTTATCAGATTTTCCAACGCTTTTCAAGATGAAAAAAGCAGAAAGGAAAGCCTATTTCCTTTCTGCTTGGCATGGAGCATTTTTTATAAACCTGGTGCTTGACCAATTTCAGCTGTCAGCATCCAGATAGTCTTTTCAAGGTCTGCCTTGGCACCGACAAAGATATCATTGGTTACATCGTCCCCTTCTTCGTCTGTTACATCCAAAGCTTCTTGGTAAAGACCTGTCAGATAACGGAAAATCTCAATCACACGCGCCAGACTTTCTTCTACATCCTTGCTGAATTCACCAGCTTTTTCTTCAATCTTGCTGTGTTGGATAAACTCAGTCAAGGTAGAATAAGGCTTGCCTCCCAATGTAATCAAGCGCTCGCTGACTTCATCCAAAGTCGTATCCAAAGTTTCCATGTA
This window of the Streptococcus sanguinis genome carries:
- a CDS encoding rhodanese-like domain-containing protein, translated to MTIWILWAVLLGILGWMGFNYLRLRQAAKILDNGEFEDLIRQGQLVDLRDPSDFHRKHILGARNIPSQQLKDSVGALRKDKAVLLYENSRGQRVTNAALYLKKQGFKEIYILSYGLDSWNGKVKTS
- a CDS encoding YqgQ family protein, producing MKTLYDVQQFLKSFGIIIYMGKRLYDIEMMKIELKRIYDAGLMDKLAYFEAEAVLRREHRLELEYLEKKKET
- a CDS encoding Dps family protein; its protein translation is MTQVKNGAATDVATFSNQKALPKTKAILNQVVADLYTAHIALHQVHWYMRGAGFMVWHPKMDEYMETLDTTLDEVSERLITLGGKPYSTLTEFIQHSKIEEKAGEFSKDVEESLARVIEIFRYLTGLYQEALDVTDEEGDDVTNDIFVGAKADLEKTIWMLTAEIGQAPGL